From the genome of Sulfurimonas paralvinellae:
CTTATCCATGCCAAATAGGTTGGCAAAAGTTCATAACCATAAGAGTATCCTGATGGTGTCTCTCCTAAAGGCGCTTGAAATAGCCAGCTTGCATCATTAAAAACATACAAAGCTAAAGCTATGCCACCTAAATGCAGTAGCGGTATATGTAGGATATAGAAGAAAAAAGGCACCTGACCAAAAACTTTTAATGGCTCAGACCATCTGCCTAAAGGTCTGTCCAAAAGACCCATGAGCATCATTGCCGAACCTAATAGAAAGAGAATGTAAATCAATGACGGCGGATACTTTGTAAAGTTTAAAAAACTCATTATAGAGTACTCTAGTGTAGGATGAGGAGACCAGAATGACGGATCACCATAAATATTTCCCCAGCGAAGCATAATGGAGATAACAAAAAAACTTAATCCAGTAAACAGAAATACCTTTTTTCTATCGGCTCTTGGCAACTTTGTTACCGGTCCAAACAGATAACCCAATGCCATTACGCCAATCCAAGGAGCTAGAGGATAGATAACTCTCAATTCAATATCACCGATATAAATATTACCAGGTACATGTAAGAGATGCCATATCCAAAAATAATCCTTAAACATATGAGGCTCGATACTGTCAAACATATTGTGTCCAAATATTAAAAATAGACTTATAAATGCTATGAGATATCTTGGAAGATAGATAATAACCGACATAGCAATCATAGCAATACCTATGGCAAAAAGAACTCCTACTTTTGGTTTATAGATAAAATCAGATGAAAAACACCAAAAGAATCCAACCAAGGTTAACTCCAAAAATATCAACCAAATCCCTCTAGTCAATGCTAATGTTGCCAACTGTGATTTAGTTCTGCGTCCTGATGCAAAAAAAAGTCCGATGCCTGCTAAAAATATAAAAGTAGGTGCAGCAAAGTGTGTAATCCATCTTGTCAGAAACACTTCCATATTTGTCATAGCAAGATCAGTAGGAGAAGATAAAACAAAATCCAGAGCAAAGAAATCCCTCGCATGATCTAGCGCCATGATAACCATAGCAAGACCACGAAGAATATCTAAAGCTTCAAATCTTTCTTTTTTTTGTGTTAATGCAGACAAATTAAACTCTCATTATAAGATAATTCAATTTTATAATGTTTTTGCACAAAGAATAATTAAATGAGGCTGTAAAGTAATAGTAGTTGAGTAAGAGCTTGCTTAGTAAAATAAAAATTGCATTGATTCATTGAATAAAAAAAGAGAAAGGGTAAATGTGTGGCTCCGGATACTGGATTCGAACCAGTGACCAAGTGATTAACAGTCACCTACTCTACCGCTGAGCTAATCCGGAATGTAAATACGATTAAATTGATCCGAACTAGGCAGCGACCTACATTCCCACACCTGAAAGATGCAGTATTATCAGCGATGAGAGGCTTAGCTTCTGGGTTCGGAATGGGACCAGGCGTTTCCCTCTCTCTATAGCCACCTAGACAAGATCAAGTATAAACTCATCGTGATTGATGAACTTATATTTGATCTTGAAAGATCATATAAGAGTTGAAGTAACTCATTAAAATATCAATTGGTAAAGTCAACATACTAAAGAACTTCTAAAAGATTCTTCTTATTCATGTATTAGCACAGAAAAAAATTTAGTTTTTTTCTTGCACTCGCCCGTTAGGCATCGTACACTAAATAAGGTAGTGAAGCAACAGCGTTCGTAAGAACATAAAAAAAGACAAACGACCTATTAGTACTGGTCAGCTAAACGCATTGCTGCGCGTACACATCCAGCCTATCAAGCTTGTAGTCTTCAAGCGGTCTTCAGGGATTGTTCATCTTGGAGTTGGCTTCCCGCTTAGATGCTTTCAGCGGTTATCTCATCCGAACGTAGCTACCCAGCTATGCCCTTGGCAGGACAACTGGTGCACCAGTGGTTCGTCCAACCCGGTCCTCTCGTACTAGGGTCAGCTCTCCTCAACAATCCTACGCCCACGGAAGATAGGGACCGAACTGTCTCACGACGTTCTGAACCCAGCTCGCGTACCGCTTTAAATGGCGAACAGCCATACCCTTGGGACCTGCTCCAGCCCCAGGATGCGATGAGCCGACATCGAGGTGCCAAACCTCCCCGTCGATGTGAGCTCTTGGGGGAGATCAGCCTGTTATCCCCGGCGTACCTTTTATCCTTTGAGCGATGGCCCTTCCACACAGAACCACCGGATCACTATGACCGTCTTTCGACTCTGCTCGACTTGTATGTCTCACAGTCAGGCTGGCTTATGCCATTATACTCTACGGTGGATTTCCAACCCACCTGAGCCAACCTTTGTAAGCCTCCGTTACTTTTTAGGAGGCGACCGCCCCAGTCAAACTACCCACCAGACATTGTCCTCGCACGAGATAATCGTACGGAGTTAGCTATCAGAATATTCAAGGGTGGTATCTCAAGGATGCCTCATCATAATCTGGCGACTATGAATCAAAGGCTCCCACCTATCCTGCACATGAATATCCCAATAGCAGTGTCAAGCTATAGTAAAGGTGCACGGGGTCTTTCCGTCTTTCCGCGGGTAGGAGGAATTTTCACCTCCACTACAATTTCACTGGATCCCTTGTTGAGACAGCTCCCATCTCGTTACGCCATTCATGCAGGTCGGTATTTAACCGACAAGGAATTTCGCTACCTTAGGACCGTTATAGTTACGGCCGCCGTTTACTCGGGCTTCAATTCATGCCTTCGCTAATGCTAAGCAATCCTTTTAACCTTCGAGCACCGGGCAGGCGTCACACCCTATACATCCACTTACGTGTTAGCAGAGTGCTGTGTTTTTGGTAAACAGTCGGGAGGGACTCTTTGCTGCGACCCAGAGATGCTTTGGAGAGTAAATCTCCTAACATCAAGGGCACACCTTATACCGAAGATACGGTGCTAGTTTGCAGAGTTCCTTAACAAGGGTTCATCCACGCGCCTTAGAATACTCATCTCACCCACCTGTGTCGGTTTACGGTACGGGCGACATACCATCTCGTTTAGAGGCTTTTCTCGGCACGACAGTATCGACGATTCAGTTCGCTCTCCGAAGAGATTGAACTGCCTGTCGGGTCTCGGTCGAATGTGAAGCGGATTTGCCTACTTCACAACCTACACCCTTCGAGCCACTATTCCATCAGTGACCTCGTCTAACTCTATGCGTCCCCCCATCACTCAAATGATGATATGTCGGTATCGGAATATTAACCGATTTGCCATCGTCTACCCCTTTCGGACTCGACTTAGGTCCCGACTAACCCTACGATGACGAGCATCGCGTAGGAAACCTTGGGTTTTCGGCGAAGAAGATTCTCACTTCTTTTCTCGCTACTCATGCCTGCATGCTCACTTCCATCCGCTCCAGTGCTCCTTACCGGTACACCTTCAACGCTGAATGGAACGCTCTCCTACCACTCATAGTAAACTATGAATCTAGAGCTTCGGTGCGTATCTTAGCCCCGTTATATTTTCGGCGCAGAATCGCTAGACCAGTGAGCTGTTACGCTTTCTTTAAAGGATGGCTGCTTCTAAGCCAACCTCCTGGTTGTCACAGCAACTCCACATCCTTTTCCACTTAGATACGACTTTGGGACCTTAGCTGCTAGTCTGGGTTGTTCCCCTCTCGACATAGGATTTTATCACCCTACGCCTGACTCCCGAGGTTACACGTATAGTATTCGGAGTTTGATAGGGTTTGGTACCGCGGTAAGCAGCCCTAGCCCTGTCAGTGCTCTACCCCTATACGCTAATGCTCGAGGCTATACCTAAATATATTTCGGAGAGAACCAGCTATCACTGAGTTTGATTGGCCTTTCACCCCTATCCACAAGT
Proteins encoded in this window:
- a CDS encoding DUF1624 domain-containing protein: MSALTQKKERFEALDILRGLAMVIMALDHARDFFALDFVLSSPTDLAMTNMEVFLTRWITHFAAPTFIFLAGIGLFFASGRRTKSQLATLALTRGIWLIFLELTLVGFFWCFSSDFIYKPKVGVLFAIGIAMIAMSVIIYLPRYLIAFISLFLIFGHNMFDSIEPHMFKDYFWIWHLLHVPGNIYIGDIELRVIYPLAPWIGVMALGYLFGPVTKLPRADRKKVFLFTGLSFFVISIMLRWGNIYGDPSFWSPHPTLEYSIMSFLNFTKYPPSLIYILFLLGSAMMLMGLLDRPLGRWSEPLKVFGQVPFFFYILHIPLLHLGGIALALYVFNDASWLFQAPLGETPSGYSYGYELLPTYLAWISAVVILYYPSRWFAGLKASRKDWWISYF